The window tcccctcctgcagccaaggctccattggagcaaagatggcccgggtgctggggatggcttcgtggcctctgcctcaggtgctagaatggctctggttgcggcagagcaacgccccagatgggcagagcattgcccctttgtgggcatgctgggtggatcccgttcaggcacatgcgggagtctgtctgactacctcccagtttccaacttcagaaaaatacaaaaaaaaccccaaaacattatGGGGTTATGAAGCATCATGTGTCACCCACAGAGGATACAAAAATTAAAGGGACACAATCCCTACTTATAAACAACATTTAATTTAGAAGTGCAGGAAGATGAATCAATAGGCATTTAAAATGCCAAGGGTTCAGGGCTAGGATAGAAGGAAGCAAAGATGCTAAGAAAGCACCAGGTGGGGCAGCTGGAGACCAATGGGACAGGCCAGGGAAGATTCTGTGGGCTTTGAGACATCGGAGGAAGTGAGTATTACTTACGAGGAAGTGGGTATTACTTACGAGGAAGTGTGGACATTGGAATCTCTCTACTGGACTCAGTGGCTGTCCCCTTCTTCACTAGGTAGGAAATGCTTTCATGGTAGGGtttgggagagaaggaagagagaaccCTCAGTGAGTACCTGGAAGTTGGGGGAAGAGGACACCCAGGCCTCTCCTTCACGACTGGAGGGCCATTGTGCCCTCCTCCAAGCAGGCCCATTCTTGACCCCTTTAGCTATGCCAGCACTCAATCCCCATGTTGACCACATCCCACCACTACCGCCAAATGTCAGGACCCATCTTCTCTTCCTGTACCCCCTCCCACAAGTGCCCCAAGCCTGAGCTAGTACCTACTAGTATTTGGTTCCTGGCACGAGGTTTGTCACCTGGTATGCACTGAGTCGGTTGACTGTGAAGCCAGCCCCTCTGTCCACCACACTCACCAGCTCCCTCCGCCCACGGCATGGAGGCACCACAAAGCTAGACTTCACCACTGAGTAGGAAGTTGGAAGTGAAAGGCAGGGTCAAGGTTCTGAAGACCCCAAGGAGAAGGGGCAGCATTTCCAGTTTGGGTCCAGCAGTGGGGTTAACAGGAAGGCATGCATGGGAGAAGGGAGGCTGAGGTTGTCTTGGGAAGGGACTAGGGGAATGCCTTAGAACAGGGTAGCAGACCTTTACTGTCATTGGCTCTCCGGACCATCAGTGTGGCATTACCCCCTGTGAGGTGACAGGGGGGCAAGGCAACTAGCAGGCTCTCTGTTAGCGCCTGGGACAGCAAACCAGAGAGGCTTGAGATGTTGAATACTGTGGGAGGACAGGAGGTAGTTAAGTGGAGGGGGAAGGAATTTGATTCCTCTCCCCCACCATCAAATCTGGCCCCACCCCTTGAGGCCTTGTCTAAGGCTGCCCTGTCCTCTTCACTCTGCAGTCCATTGGCAGAACACAGTCCTTTGCTGGTTTGACCACCAGGTGGCAGGCTTGGGCTGCAGAAGCTGAATACTCGACCTCAGTAGTCCCCAATCCCCAGGCGGcaaaccggtaccggtccgtgggccatttggtacgggtccgcagagaaagaataaataacttacattatttccgttttatttatatttaagtctgaacgatgttttatttttaaaaaatgaccagattccctctgttacatccgtctaagactcactcttgacgcttgtctcggtcacgtgatacatttatccgtccaccctaaaggccggttcgtgaaaatattttctgacattaaaccggtccgtggcccaaaaaaggttggggaccactgctctacttgATCCTGGGTACCCAGCTTTACCCTTACCCTCAGCCTAGggccctcccccacacctctctgcctcctggggcCAGGAAGAGCACCAGGATTGAGCTCTCCGCTCTGTAACTGATGCCTGGTCATTGACAGCCCCTTACCCCCAACTGGCCAGATGAACTCCTCTTTGAGAGTCCTAGAAGACACAGGAGGGTACAGTGCCTCCTGTCCAGGCCCACGACCCTTTCCCAGAAATGGCAGAGACCTGCAGCCCCAGGGGGCAGGACAGCCAGCAGAATCAGGATCAAGGGCAAGATGAGGTTGGGTAGCGAGGATGCCATAGCTGGGCTGGGAGCTGGAACGGTTGCTGGCAGGCTGTGGCTTCCTGAGGCAAGTAAGGCCCTGCCCCTGGGGTGGCTGATTTtgtttgggggtgggaggggctgcaAAGGAATCTTGCCCAACCTGTCCCTTGGGCTCTACAGCCTGGGGTCTGGGGAAAGACAAGTTTTTCAGGATGGGGAGCTGGCCCTCAGGCCAGGGGTAGGTATCTTGACTGGATCTTGGTGGTTTAGTCAGCTGCAGAGAGGCAAGGTAAGTAAGGTGGGGGTGGAaatcacccctccccttcttttggGAGTCACAGGTGTAGGGGCACCAGTGCTTTTGCCTGCACGTGCACCTGGAGCCCAGCTTGCAGAGGAGAGCTTCACACAGGTTGGGAGGTCTTTCCAGGGGGGCAGCAAGTGCTGAGAGGCTGCCCTGGTTTACAGGAAGACTCTATTACAGCAGGCTCCTGGAAGGGCCTTGGCTGCAAGAATGGGAGGAAAATGGAAACTGGTAGTGGGTGCAGCAGTCAAGTGTCCCAATTCTGTGTGTCCAGTGAGGTCCAGGTTCTGCTGCTGTGGGACAGCAGAGGAATGTTGTGCCAGGGAGTGTAAAGGGCTCAACCCTTAAGAGTGGGGCAAAGGGTACCAGAGAAAATTCTGGAAAGACCAGAGAGGTGGGCACTGACCCAGGCTGGTGGGCAAGGGTGGGCACAGTTGGCCTTGGTTAACAACCtttgttggccctggcaggttggctcagtggtagagcgtcggcctggcatgcaggagtcccaggttcgattcccggccagggcacacaggagaagcgcccatctgcttctctacccctctccctctccttcctctctgcctctctcttcccctcccgcagccgagactccattggagcaaagttggccccaggcgctggggatggctccatggcctctgcctcaggcgctagaatgaccctagttgcaacagagcaacgccccagatgggcaaagcattgcccccaggtgggcatgccaagtggatcccggtcgggcgcatgcaggagtctgtctgactgcctccccatttccgacttcagaaaaatacaaaaacaaaacaaaaaacaaaacaacctttgTTGAACTGTTTGAGcataaacaagaaaaagacatgacaagagaaaatgaaaaagagacaACTTCTCTGACTGCATCCTCTACCCCTATGCTCAGTTATACAGAAGTAGAGACGGAGTTATAAACAGAGGGATCAGGAGAACGTTTGGGCAGGGCTTGGCATGCGCTAATGTGTTTATCCTGACAGCCATCAGAGCAGTAGATGTTATTAGCTCCCTTTtgtagatgtggaaactgagactcagagaggtggaAAGTGGACACTTTGTCAGGAGAGGTCGTAGACGTCCACAGAAGTCTGAGAGCCCCACAGAGTGTTATTTACATGTGTCTTTTTGTTCCAGGAACTGTTTTATCTTTCCCAGTCTCACAGAAGGGTCAGTGTCCTGGTAGGAAAATGAAGGACTGGTAGATCTTTGTCCTTATCCCTGTAGTGGGAAGGGAAGGCTCAAAGCCTGGGGTGTGTGCAGGGGTGACAGTAAAGATAGAATACATGGACTCATGCAGAGGGTTGAAAGGTCTTAGACCAGGGCTTCTATAAATTTAACGTGCATATGAATCACCAGGAATCTTGTTAACAtgcagtttctgattcagtgggtctgagGTGAAGCCTGAAATTctgcatatctttttaaaatttacttattgattttagagagggaggaaaggagaaagagagaaacatcgatttgttgttgcacatatttatgcattcattggttgtttttgcATGGCCCCAGACTGGGATTGTACCCACAATCTTTGCctatctggacaatgctccaaccaactgagctacccagccggagcctgaaattctgcatttctttctttctttttttttccttggggaCAGGCAAGGTCATTAGTAGATGCTCAGTGGCCCCCTCCAAATCTTGCAGCCAAAGTTCACTGAACTGCAGTCCTGGGCTCTGGAGAGGGTTTTCATCACTGAACTGGAAGGTACAGCCTGGTCCCTGGTCCTTCAAGCTGGGGAGCATCTCTGCACCAGCTCCAGTATCCCCATTGGGTCAAAGGCTGGAGTCTCTGGCATGCTGGGCCAGGGCAGGAGTGATGGGGTTTCTGGTGATAGGTCTCTGGAGACACAGAGATACACTGGTACACTGCAGCTGGCTCCGGGGGTCTGCATTTCAGAATGGGCTGGGGGCGGTGTCCAAAGGCGGCATCGAGCCCCTCCTTGGGACACTTATGGAAGCGACAGAATCCTGAGGCAGTAAAGGGATGAGACCCAGGGATCTACatcagtgtaaggccagtagccctggccaccatcagagccgcctggcccatgcaggttcacatttgattcaaacagatggtaatgaaacaacagagctaggaactggtgagccattacctttaatcctagctcgcatccagcgggcgagaaatacacacagtaggaaaacatttccctttccattcagggctcccaaagccactgacttatccaagttccctagaatcaaaggccccaccagccttattcacctctgttccccatctcctctctgcacaaaccagcttctccttcagcactgtgccatcttggctgcctctcctgagcaatgctaatttcaagaatggagagagtcgtccccccccccccccatctacctcattttatagtgtaagtctctgatacaaagccacttatctgaggcataaatgggattcctcatgagagtacatcaccccatatcatgcaacagtcaaggatgtgggggaggcctgacctatggtggcacagtggataaagcatcgacctggaaatgctgaggtcgccggttcaaaaccctgggcttgcctggtcaaggcacatatgggagttgatgcttccagctcctccccccttctctctctctctctgtctctctctctctccctctctctctcctctctaaaaatgaataaataaataaaaattaaaaaaaggatgtgggggaaagcttagtgttgaaaagattttagtattaaaagggtgggaaaggcttagtcttaaaactaagccttaggctataatgacttggccagcttacagcctgtctccgtacccaatgcaaactataagcgagcaaacatatatatcatatttacaaacttatttgacctacaatcATGGACCCAGCTTTCTGATTGACGCTAGTCTGAGAGGCCCACACCTTGAGTTGCCAGATGCTCTGTACTGTGCATCTCCACGTACACACACCCAGGACCCTCTTTGATGGAGACGAAGGACAAGTGCTTTTCCCCAGTCTTCCAGCACAGGCCACCTTTGGGTAAGGAATTTTTCTTGCACCTTGGCTTTTGTCCTCTTTTAGATCAGATTTACCATCACTGTACAAACTAAAACAAGATCTTTGGTACATTGAGTAGTAGAGATTTGGAGGAAGGGAACAGACTAAAATACAGAAATCCAGGGGTAAAGAGATCTTCCTGGTGCTCTTCAAATCCAGTAGGGTCATTAAACCAGGATGTTTACACTTGGGCTTGGGAGGTGTGTCTTTTCATTTCAGTCACAAAccaggaagcagaaagaaaaggtAGAGTTTATTGCAGGTGGGTTGTGTTGGGTCCACTCCCAAGACCTATCCTCACCTGAAATTATGAGTGGGACAGAGTGGAGTTGGGGACAACAGAGCTGTGACCAGATTAAAGGGATAAGAAggctttttctctttaaacactctcttctccttccaatgCCAGTCTCCCCATCCCTGACCCTACCCAGGTTTCTGGAGGAGCTGAGAGTTGAGACTTCTCCCTGCCCTGCCAAGCAGCTCACTG is drawn from Saccopteryx leptura isolate mSacLep1 chromosome 1, mSacLep1_pri_phased_curated, whole genome shotgun sequence and contains these coding sequences:
- the UPK2 gene encoding uroplakin-2, coding for MASSLPNLILPLILILLAVLPPGAAVFNISSLSGLLSQALTESLLVALPPCHLTGGNATLMVRRANDSKVVKSSFVVPPCRGRRELVSVVDRGAGFTVNRLSAYQVTNLVPGTKYYISYLVKKGTATESSREIPMSTLPRRKVESIGLGMARTGGMVVITVLLSVAMFLLVLGFIIALVLGAQK